CAGATTTAGATGCAAATGCAGGAAGTGTAATTGCATTCGGAAAAGCATTTCTTGCTAATCCTGATTTAGTAGAGAGATTAGAAAAAAATGCAGCATTAGCAAGTCCAGATATGTCTACTTTCTATTCTGCTGATGAAAAGGGTTATACCGATTATCCAGTGCTTGGTTAGTTCGAACGATTTTAATGTAAAAAATATTCTTTTCTGTCGGGAGTCTCAATAAGTTGAGATTTCCGACAAAAGATATCGGAAATGACATCTTAACGCACTGTAAAATGATGAAACCTCTTACTTCAAACTCACGTTAGATAATTTTAGTAGGAAAAATTCTTACCTTGCATTTTTGGAAGGTGAATGTAAAAAGAATTTAGAGTCTTTGTTGAATAACATATCTAGAACCTGCCTGTCTGAGCCAGTAATGATTTGTTCTTTTTGCAAAAACTCTAATACATCACTTCTATGTCCACCGTCTAGATTTTTGAGTTGTGAATAAAACCATTGGAGTGGAAATACAGATGATTTTACTTTATTGTAATCTTCCAATGTTTCACTGAATTTTTTTAAACTAGAAAGTTTCAATTCTGCGATTGCTTCAAATTCTTGTAGAACTTCTAATATTCCAGTCGTATCATCACTTAATAAATCAAGTAACCTAAAATATAAAACAGGATTGATTTGAGCTAAAATAAAAATATCATCTTCAAGTGCTATGTAGAGTCTCTTTTCGATTTCTTTACTTAAGAGAATGCTATTCGTCAACTGCTCCGAATAATTTGGGGAAAGAATTAATAAGAATAGAGAAGCAAGTTTGAATTCATCTTTAGCGATTAAGAATCGAATCATGAATAGTCTTTTTTCTTCCGATATATGCTTCCAAAATTCATTTATTTTAAAATCAAAAAAACTTTTTACTTCAATGGAGTTTTTTTTGTTTAAGTAGCTTTGATAATTCTCTCGGAGGATTGCAAATAAAACATCTTCCTTGAATTTTTCTAATCTATGAGCTGCTTTGATTGGCTCGGTTATTTGAATAAAGTATTTTAAGCAGGTAATGAGTTTTTCATTGCCCATCATTTTTTTTGACAAAAAAGAAGCAGATGCATGTTCATATGCACTATACGCAACAGAAAGACTTAAGTCCCCTTCGTAGAAAGAAAGAATTTTTTCGTCGGCTACACATAATTTGTCTCTTGTGCAGTCTATGCATTTTTCAAAACGAGTTTCACATTTCTTTTTGTGAGTCCGCGTTTCTAATTTAGTCACTTGACTTTCTTTCTCAATTACTGTGTTAATTTCCGAGAAATGCATTTCTAACTCTCCCTACTTATTAATAATCTACGATTCAAAACTAAATTAGTCATCCTTTTTTTTTATTATGATTACAATTCAAAAAAAAATATAAGTATGAAGAAAATAAGATTGCCATGGAGGCATAGAGACATGGAGATTATTTTTACCTACTAATCGCAGGTAGACCTATGTTAGTCGCTCAAATATATGAAGATAAGAGAAATATTTTATAGTGATTGGAATGCTATTATGCGAATTCAGGAGGATTCTTATTTTGCAATAGAGCCAGAGCCAGTTTCTGTCTTACAAAGTAAATGGATTTTCTCGAAAGAGACTTGCTTTGTTTTGGAAGAGGATTCTGAGATTCTGGGGTATTGTCTAGCTCATCCATGGGAGGATAATGACGCTCCGCCGCTTTATAGCGAATCACTTACAGGCTCTCATTTTACCTGTATTTTTATTCACGATCTTGCTGTTACACCACGAGCGCGTAATCGTGGAATAGGTCTTATGGGATTTCATTATCTGAAAGAATACGCTATAAAAAATAAGTTTCATTTTCTTAGTTTAGTTGCGATACAAGGAGCAGAAAATTTCTGGCATAAACTTGGCTTTCAACCGGCTAATATTGATAAGTCTTTAGTTAGCTATGGGGAGACTTCTGTTTATATGAAATTAGTTCTCCCTGCCTAAGATATTTAAGAGTAATATAATTCATTTGACGATAGCGGCTTAATGGAGTTTGCTTGTTATTTGAAGGAGTAAATAACGTATTACTTTGAAATTTTTATCCATT
This region of Leptospiraceae bacterium genomic DNA includes:
- a CDS encoding GNAT family N-acetyltransferase, with the translated sequence MKIREIFYSDWNAIMRIQEDSYFAIEPEPVSVLQSKWIFSKETCFVLEEDSEILGYCLAHPWEDNDAPPLYSESLTGSHFTCIFIHDLAVTPRARNRGIGLMGFHYLKEYAIKNKFHFLSLVAIQGAENFWHKLGFQPANIDKSLVSYGETSVYMKLVLPA